Proteins from a genomic interval of Cyanobacteriota bacterium:
- a CDS encoding molybdopterin molybdotransferase MoeA, giving the protein MLAVDQAATIVENLVQPLSAANPSHTDVVALIHAYDRILAAPIVSPVDFPHWDNSAMDGYAVQFADVHGCTTEQPVTLTVVEEIPAGQSPRYVLQSGQAARILTGAMMPVGADTVVMQEQTRRNGATVTILAAPPAPGTFVRRRGDFCRAGDRLLPAGVILRAPDLAMLAAAQCSQVTVYRKPRVAILSTGSELAPLGQSLQPGQIVDSNQVALAALVTQSGGIPINLGIVPDSPDALKEAIARALTQADLIVSSGGVSVGDYDYVEQILLELGATLHVQAVAIKPGKPLTVASFASVDETVAPSRLIYFGLPGNPVSALVTFWRFVQPALRKLSGLAQGWQPQFVAATTLEPLRSDGKRETYLWGRTDIADGGYQFHLAGGSHNSGNLINLAQVSALAILPIGQREVAAGDRVRIMLV; this is encoded by the coding sequence ATGTTGGCCGTCGATCAAGCAGCCACGATTGTTGAAAACCTTGTTCAACCACTATCAGCAGCGAATCCTAGCCATACTGACGTTGTGGCATTGATCCACGCCTACGATCGTATCCTAGCAGCTCCTATAGTCAGCCCAGTAGACTTCCCCCATTGGGATAATTCTGCCATGGATGGCTATGCTGTACAGTTTGCTGATGTTCATGGCTGCACTACAGAGCAACCCGTCACCCTTACAGTAGTAGAAGAGATTCCGGCTGGACAATCACCTCGCTATGTCTTGCAATCGGGGCAAGCAGCCCGCATATTAACAGGAGCCATGATGCCTGTTGGTGCAGATACAGTGGTCATGCAGGAGCAAACGCGCCGCAATGGTGCTACTGTTACTATCCTAGCTGCCCCTCCAGCACCAGGAACCTTTGTCCGTCGTCGGGGTGACTTTTGCCGTGCTGGCGATCGCCTTCTACCCGCAGGAGTTATCCTGAGGGCACCTGATTTGGCCATGCTCGCTGCTGCCCAATGTTCCCAAGTGACCGTTTACCGCAAACCTCGTGTTGCTATTCTTTCTACAGGTAGTGAGCTGGCTCCCCTAGGGCAATCCTTACAGCCTGGACAGATTGTAGACTCTAATCAAGTTGCTCTAGCGGCCCTAGTCACTCAGTCGGGTGGAATTCCTATTAACTTAGGCATTGTGCCCGATAGTCCTGATGCTCTCAAAGAGGCGATCGCCCGTGCTCTAACCCAAGCTGATCTAATTGTGTCTTCTGGAGGTGTTTCCGTCGGCGATTACGATTATGTTGAGCAAATCTTGCTGGAATTAGGTGCTACTCTCCATGTCCAAGCAGTTGCCATCAAACCTGGCAAGCCGTTGACCGTGGCCAGTTTTGCATCTGTGGATGAAACTGTAGCACCCTCTAGACTCATATACTTTGGTCTACCTGGTAATCCAGTGTCTGCGTTAGTTACGTTTTGGCGGTTTGTGCAACCAGCTCTACGCAAGCTAAGTGGGCTTGCCCAGGGTTGGCAGCCTCAGTTTGTTGCAGCTACAACTTTAGAGCCACTGCGATCGGATGGCAAACGCGAAACCTACCTGTGGGGACGGACAGACATCGCTGATGGAGGCTATCAGTTTCATCTAGCAGGGGGTAGCCATAATTCTGGAAATTTAATCAACTTGGCTCAAGTCAGTGCACTAGCGATTTTACCTATAGGACAACGTGAAGTTGCTGCAGGCGATAGAGTTCGCATTATGCTGGTGTAG
- a CDS encoding PspA/IM30 family protein, protein MGLFDRISRVVRANVNDLVSKAEDPEKVLEQAVIDMTEDLVQLRQAVAKAIASQKRTEQQYTQAQSEANTWHQRAQLALQKGDENLAREALSRKKTQTDVAATMKAQLDQQTAQVETLRRSLMALEGKISEAKAKKNMLKARAQAAKAQEQLQSSIGSLTNTSSAMAAFERMEEKVLELEARSQGIAELGGIDLESQFARLESGSNVDDELAAMKAQLAGSAPAGSLPAASQPSAAPQDAIVDAELEALKNQLDQL, encoded by the coding sequence ATGGGACTATTCGATCGAATTAGCCGCGTCGTTAGAGCCAACGTCAACGATCTAGTTAGTAAGGCTGAAGATCCAGAAAAGGTTCTGGAACAAGCCGTGATTGACATGACCGAGGATCTGGTGCAGTTACGTCAGGCGGTTGCCAAGGCGATCGCTAGCCAAAAACGGACGGAACAGCAATATACCCAAGCACAATCCGAGGCAAATACCTGGCACCAGCGGGCACAGCTTGCTCTGCAAAAGGGCGATGAAAACCTTGCCCGTGAAGCCCTGAGCCGCAAGAAAACTCAAACCGATGTAGCGGCTACTATGAAGGCCCAGCTTGATCAACAAACTGCCCAAGTCGAGACCCTACGCCGCAGCTTGATGGCATTAGAGGGCAAAATCTCTGAGGCTAAAGCCAAGAAGAACATGCTGAAGGCAAGGGCACAAGCTGCAAAGGCTCAGGAGCAACTTCAGAGTTCCATTGGCAGCCTCACTAACACTAGTAGTGCTATGGCTGCCTTTGAGCGTATGGAAGAGAAGGTCTTGGAATTGGAAGCCCGCTCCCAGGGCATTGCTGAACTGGGGGGTATTGACCTGGAGAGCCAATTTGCCCGTCTAGAGTCTGGTAGTAATGTGGATGATGAGTTGGCAGCTATGAAGGCTCAGCTCGCTGGTAGCGCACCGGCTGGTTCACTGCCTGCTGCGAGTCAACCCAGCGCAGCCCCCCAAGACGCGATCGTTGATGCTGAGTTAGAAGCTCTAAAAAACCAACTGGATCAACTCTAG